In Candidatus Buchananbacteria bacterium, the DNA window CTTACCGGTATAACTCCACTTAGCACACTTCGCAATTTTTTCCGGCGTACCCTCGGCCACAATTCTACCGCCCCGATCACCGCCTTCCGGACCTAAATCAATAATCCAATCGGCTGATTTAATGACATCCAAATTATGTTCAATAACCAAAACGCTATTCCCTTTATCAACCAATCTGTTTAAGACTCCAAGCAGTCGGGCAACATCGTCAAAATGAAGCCCGGTTGTTGGCTCGTCAAGAATATATAGCGTATTTCCACCCTTGCGCGACAATTCAGAAGTTAGCTTAATTCGCTGAGCTTCACCCCCGGAAAGCGTAGTGGCACTCTGCCCAAGGGCAATATATCCCAAACCAACGTCATAAAGAGTTTGTAGTTTATTTTTGATAGCCGTGACATTCTTAAAAAACTCCAACGCTTCTTCAACGGTCATATTAAGCACTTGCGAAATATTTTTGTCTTTATATTTCACTTCAAGTGTTTCATGATTATAACGTGTTCCTTTACATTGCTCACATTCAACATAAACATCCGGCAAAAAATGCATTTCGATTTTTTTTACACCGTCTCCTTCGCATTCCTCGCACCGACCGCCGCTGACATTAAAACTAAACCGCCCCGGCTTATAGCCCCTCAACCTTGCCTCGGGAGTCTGGGCAAATAAATCACGAATTAACGTAAAAACTCCAATGTATGTCACGGGATTACTGCGTGGCGTCCGACCAATTGGCGACTGATCGACAATAATAGCTTTGTCTAAATTGCCATACCCTTTCAATGCCTTATGTTTTCCCGGCTTATCCGTGCTGGCCCAAAATATTTTATACAGTGCTTTGTACAAAATATCGTTAATTAAACTACTTTTGCCGGAACCAGACACCCCGGTGACACAAGTAAACACTTTCAACGGAATTTTAACATCGATGTTCTTCAAATTATTCTGAGCGGCGCCGATAATTTCAAGGTAATCAAACGCCCGACGCCGTTTATCGGGAACTTCAATCTTCTTTTCACCCGTCAGATACTGGCCCGTGATTGATTTTTTGCTCTTTTTGATCTGCTCTGGAGTCCCGGCAAAGGTTATCTCGCCGCCATGAATTCCTGCCCCCGGACCCAAATCAATAACATAGTCGGCTGCTAAAATAGTGTCTTCATCGTGTTCAACAACAATCACCGTATTGCCAAGGTCTTTAAGATGACGCAGCGTTTTAATAAGCTTCTCATTATCACGCTGGTGCAAACCGATTGACGGCTCATCAAGAATATATAAAACTCCTCGCAATTCAGAACCAATTTGAGTGGCCAATCTGATTCGTTGAGCTTCTCCCCCGGAAAGTGTTCTTGCTTCACGTGACAGAGTCAGATAATCAAGCCCGACGTCAACCAAAAACTGCAGCCGATTTTTAATTTCCTGTAAAATCAACTTGGCAATTTCTGATTGCTCTTTATTGAGCTTTAGGCTAGCAAAAAAATCAACCAGCTTGCCGATTGAAACCTGCCCGACATCCCAAATGTTCTGATCATTTATAGTAACTGCTAAAGTTTCAGGCTTTAACCGCTTACCTTGACACGATTGGCAATTGCCAATTCGCATATACTTTTCCATTTCTCGACGACGATATTCAGAATCAGTCTGTTTATAAAGCCGCTCAATCTGAGGAATAATACCTTCAAACTCACCAATCCAACTGTAGCTTGATCCTTTTTTGCTTGACGTCAGATGAAAATCAATGTCTTCAGTTGAACCATATAAAATAATATTTTGAATTTTTTCCGGCAAATCTTTGAATGGTGTCCATAAATCAAATTTATAGTGTTCAGCCAGGCCTTCTAAAAGTTGCTGCCGCCAGCCTTCACCATAAGTCTGCCACGGCTTAACCGCCCCTTCGGCCAGCGACAAGCTGGAGTTTGGTATTACCAGATCCCGATCAACCTGCTGCAAAAAACCTAACCCATGGCATTGAGGGCAGGCACCAAATGGCGAATTAAAAGAAAACATTCTTGGCTGTAATTCTTCAATTGAAATACCGCAATCAAGACACGCATTATGCTGAGAAAACAATCGTTCAGTGTCGCCAATGATCACTAGGACTAGGCCGTCCGCTTCAGAAAGCGCAACCTCAATCGAATCAGTTAAACGGTTAGCTACTCCTTTTTTAATAATCAGGCGATCAACAATTAATTCAATGGCATGCTTGGTCTGTTTATTAAGCTTGAAATCTTCCCAGTCATCAAGATCTTTTACCTCACCATTAATTCTAATTCGACTAAAACCTTTTTGTTGCAAATCAGAAAATAACTTTTCGTATGTTCCTTTTTTGCCCCTGATAATCGGCGCTAGAATTTGAATTTTTGAGCCCGCTTTCTCTTTTTGAATTATTTCACTAATAATCTCTGCTGACTGAGGCGTAATTAATTTGCCGCAGTTCGGACAATGCGGCACACCCACTCTGGCATACAAGAGACGAAGGTAATCATAAATTTCAGTGATCGTACCGACGGTTGACCGAGGATTTTTTGAAATTGATTTTTGCTCAATTGAGATTGCCGGCGACAAACCGGTAATTTTATCAACGTCCGGTTTATTCATTAACCCTAAAAATTGTCGAGCATAAGCCGACAAACTCTCAACATACCGCCGCTGACCTTCGGCGTACAACGTATCAAAAGCTAATGTTGATTTACCAGAACCAGACAAACCGGTGATAACCGTCAACTGGTCAATCGGAATTTCAGCATTAATATTCTTTAAGTTATGCTCTCGAGCACCCTTAATTACAATTTTTTCAGCATTTTTAGACATAATTTAACATTTTTATTGACTTTTTATAATAAATATGATATAATATATAATCCCTTTACTACGTAGTATTGGGACCAGAGACTATCAAAAAGAAAAAGAAAACAGGGAGATAAGTCATGAACTTCGTTCTTTTCAACATTGCGCTGGTATTGGTCGGGGCGGCAATCGCCGGACTTGAAGGTCGGTTGTCACACCGCCAACTTGGGTCGAAATCAATCCCTTGGCTTGCTCACGGCGGGATGTGGGCCGACTTGGTACTAATCAGTACCATGGCGTATTTCATTGGTCCGCAACTCTCCGACGTTTCGCCGCGCATGTTCGTCTTCGCCGGGGTAGTTGGGATACTGGCAAGTATTGTAATGCACTTAGCATACGTCCAGTGGGCCGACCTGTCTGGTCATATTGTCGAGCCGAGCAACCAAGGCTTGAACAAATTGACCGCTGGCGGCTGGTACCACTTGGCGTATATGGCGTTAGTCATTACCGCCATCGTCGCCTACTATGCCGGTACGAGCGCAAACAAGTTTTGGGTGTCACTACTACTAGTGGCATTCATCATTCCCGCTGTCTGGCAGCCAGGGTGGTACGCTCACAAGCTTCACCACGGCTACGGTCGCATCGACGCCAATGGCTGGGGTCAGGCGGCTGTAATGGTCATCTTGATTAGTATCTCGTTTTGGTACTTCACTCCCTACGACTTCAAAGTTGAGGTGGTGGGCACCAGCGAGCCAACGATCCAGTTGACCGCCACGAAACTTCCATGGCAAGCAACACCCTTTGACGAACAAGGTCAGGCCATCATCCAGAGCTACACCGTTGTTCGTTTTTTCCAGAAAAACGAGGTTTGGCAGACGACTGGCGATCACCTATCAGCAAATGTCATTGCCTACCATCTTATTGGAAAAGACGACAACAGCCTACTACCACTCACGACGACGATTCATATCGACAAAGTCGGCGGCGGCGAAATGCAGAACCTTGACATCAAATTGCCGTAAGGCCTTCATCACGACCCCCAACAGAAAAAATTTCTGTTCCGGGGTCGTTATTTTTTTATAAGGATCATTCTACAGTTTCTTTTTCAGCTTTTCAATTTTTTCTCGAAACATAATCGCTTTTTCA includes these proteins:
- the uvrA gene encoding excinuclease ABC subunit UvrA; this translates as MSKNAEKIVIKGAREHNLKNINAEIPIDQLTVITGLSGSGKSTLAFDTLYAEGQRRYVESLSAYARQFLGLMNKPDVDKITGLSPAISIEQKSISKNPRSTVGTITEIYDYLRLLYARVGVPHCPNCGKLITPQSAEIISEIIQKEKAGSKIQILAPIIRGKKGTYEKLFSDLQQKGFSRIRINGEVKDLDDWEDFKLNKQTKHAIELIVDRLIIKKGVANRLTDSIEVALSEADGLVLVIIGDTERLFSQHNACLDCGISIEELQPRMFSFNSPFGACPQCHGLGFLQQVDRDLVIPNSSLSLAEGAVKPWQTYGEGWRQQLLEGLAEHYKFDLWTPFKDLPEKIQNIILYGSTEDIDFHLTSSKKGSSYSWIGEFEGIIPQIERLYKQTDSEYRRREMEKYMRIGNCQSCQGKRLKPETLAVTINDQNIWDVGQVSIGKLVDFFASLKLNKEQSEIAKLILQEIKNRLQFLVDVGLDYLTLSREARTLSGGEAQRIRLATQIGSELRGVLYILDEPSIGLHQRDNEKLIKTLRHLKDLGNTVIVVEHDEDTILAADYVIDLGPGAGIHGGEITFAGTPEQIKKSKKSITGQYLTGEKKIEVPDKRRRAFDYLEIIGAAQNNLKNIDVKIPLKVFTCVTGVSGSGKSSLINDILYKALYKIFWASTDKPGKHKALKGYGNLDKAIIVDQSPIGRTPRSNPVTYIGVFTLIRDLFAQTPEARLRGYKPGRFSFNVSGGRCEECEGDGVKKIEMHFLPDVYVECEQCKGTRYNHETLEVKYKDKNISQVLNMTVEEALEFFKNVTAIKNKLQTLYDVGLGYIALGQSATTLSGGEAQRIKLTSELSRKGGNTLYILDEPTTGLHFDDVARLLGVLNRLVDKGNSVLVIEHNLDVIKSADWIIDLGPEGGDRGGRIVAEGTPEKIAKCAKWSYTGKYLKKVLG